The Acidobacteriota bacterium sequence GTTCAGCCCGACAAACGCGGCCAAAAGGAGCCCGTACGGGGACACGAAATAGTACAGTGTCAGCGACAGCAGGACCAGCGTGCCCGCGAGAAGTCTAATGGTGTTTTCCGGTGTCATATAAAGCCTCTTTTCCACGCTGCTTGACGATCAGGTCAGGCGACGTTCTTCTGTATCTCGAACCGTGAGTATCTTAAAACCCGTAGGTGACTTTCAGGTAGGCGTTGTCATTCTTCTGAAACTGGCCGAATTCGGTGTTTTCATGGCTGCCGCCAAAGATGTTCCCGCCCACGGCGAGAGCAATCTCGTCCGTGTGCTTGTACCCGAGGCGCAGCCTGATATACGCGTCCTTGTCGGTCGGCGAGAAGAACGCGAAGGCCGAGAGGCTCAGGTTCTCGTCCATCAGCAGTCTGGTAAGGCGCGACGTGACGAGGTGGCGGAATTCGTCGCGGACAAAAAGACCTGCCGGCTGCTGAGCCGCGAACTTGTCATAGTCCGTCATCCAGTCGATCTGCCACTGAGCGTTCACCGTCAGGTTCGCGGCGATCTGTCGTTCGTACCCGATCATGGCGGTGGCCGCTGAGTTCGGGATCAACGGGTTACCGCCGCACCTGTCTTCGCGGGAATCGAAATACCCGCCCTCGATCCAGAGCACTCCCTGCCAAACGGCCCCGCGCGCGGACGCTCCGTAAACGTTCAGGCGCGGATAGTAGGGAGTCAGCCGTCCGTCAACCGTCA is a genomic window containing:
- a CDS encoding DUF2892 domain-containing protein; translation: MTPENTIRLLAGTLVLLSLTLYYFVSPYGLLLAAFVGLNLLQSALTKFCPAEIVLKKTFLRPSADSCDGG